TCCGGCGCGGGTCGTACTGGCGCGGATCGAGCTTGCGCCAGTCCACCTCGTCGATCTCCGGACCGAGCTCGTCCTTCATCTTCGTCTTGGTGTCGCGCAGGTACTCGGCCGCTTGGCGAGTGAACCTTCTGAAGGCCTCTGCCGCCTTCGGCAGACGCTCGGGACCGATGATGAGCACAGCGACAATGCCGATCAGCAGCAGCTTGTCCATGTCCAGGCCCCAATTCATCCCCCTAGGCTACCCGCCGCGCCTCCCCTCGCGATGCATCGTCGGCGCTTACGCTGTCAGTGACCCCGTCTTCAGGAGAACCCCATGAGCGAACACGACGCGAACGCCCGATTCGCACGCGAGACCATCGTGGAGCCCGCATCGATCTCCCGTGCCCGCACGCACGCACTCGAACTGGGCGCGACCCCGATCAGTCCGGGTGTGGGCGCACAGTACGCGGTGCTCGCCGCAGCTGTCAACGCGCGCTCCATCATCGAGATCGGCACCGGTGCCGGGGTGTCCGGGCTGTGGCTGCTCCGGGGCGCCCCGAATGCGGTGCTCACCACGATCGACAACGAACCCGAGCATCTGGCTGCCGCGCGGCAGTCGTTCGCCGAAGCCAAGATCCCCGCCGCACGGGCGCGATTCATCACCGGCCGTGCCGCAGATGTGCTGCCGCGCATGAACGAGGGCTCATACGACATCGTGCTCATCGATGCCGATGCCGAGAACGTGATCGAATATGTCGAGCACGGACTGCGCCTGGTGCGCCCGGGCGGACTGGTGCTCGTGCCCCGCGTCCTGGCTGGCGGTCGCGTCGCCGATCCCGTGCAGCGCGACGCGATCACCTCCGCCTACCGCTCCCTCGTGCAGGAGACCCAGGAGTCCTCCGCGGTGCTCGCCGCGCTCTCCACCACCGGTGAGGGGCTGCTGCAGCTCGCCCGGGTCGCCGGCTGACGCGACGCCGCCCGCAGACGCAGAAGAGGGGCGATGGATGATTCCATCGCCCCTCCTGTGCTCTCGTGGCTCAGGCCGCAGTCACGACGGCACCCAGCACGTCGTGAAGCTCCTTCGCCTCGGCATCGTTCACGGAGACGACCAGGCGTCCGCCTCCTTCGAGCGGAACGCGCACGATGATGAGACGCCCCTCCTTCACGGCCTCCATCGGCCCGTCGCCGGTCCTCGGCTTCATCGCTGCCATCGTGGCTTCCTTTCCCTCGGTGGTATGCACCAAGTTTATCCCGCGCGGGCCCGCGAAGAGTGTTGGGGCGACACAATCGCCGGTCAGGCGGCCTGTGCGGTCGCTTGGAGCCGGCTATGGAACCTGGTAGAAGGTCCGAGCAAGCCCATACATCGACAGGATCCAGAGCCACTGCGTGAGCAGGCACAGCCCCAGCATCGTCCAGCGGTACGACCGCGAGCGCGGCACTGCCAGCGCACCCCACAGCGGCGTCAGCGGCATGAGCAGCCGCAGGGTGCTGGACTGAGGAAGAACACCGCGACCAGGTACAGCAGGTAGCTCGTGCTCCACAGCCGGATCTCCACACCCAGCCGTCGCACCGATCGCGATCTCAGCAGCAGCGTCGCCGCCCCGACCAGAAGCGCGCCCAGCAGGACCCAGCCCGTCCAGGCCGGCAGCCCCGCCTGCCCCGCCCAGAACTCGGCGCCGCGCACGAATCCCTCGAACGGGAGGAAGTGCTCACTGGGATCGGGCAGCCAGTTGCGCCGCCAGGACAGCTCGGTCTTCAGATAGGCATCCCCGTCGCCGGTGACGACCCCGGCGATCACCTGCCATGCGAATCCCACGACCGTTGCCAGCGCGCCGAGCATCACGATGTGCACCGCATGGCGCGCCGGCAGCGCCTCACGATCACGCCGCATCCAGCGCAGCACGCCGTGCAGGCCAAGGAACAGGGCGAAGGCGAGAATGCCGGGACGGGTGAAGCCCATCACCGGCAGCACCAGGTAGAGCCAGCCATAGCGACGCCGCGCCACCAGGTCGAGCGCGATCAGCAGCAGCAAGGTGAACAGCGCCTCGGCGTACCCCACCTGGAACAGCGCCGCCAGTGGGCCGCTGGCGAAGAACGCCACCGCCCACAGGGCGGCTGTGGAGCCGATGCGCGCACGCAGCAGCCGGTGCAGCATGAGGCATGCCAGAAAACCGGAGACGAGGGAGACGACCAGTGCGCCCGCCGCCCAGTCACCGAGACCGATCGCATTCGACACGTATGCGTACACCGGCATGAACGCCCAGGCGTTCTCTGCAACGTCGCCGGATGCGGTCGTCGGCAGCACCGCCGGGTAGCCGTTGACCGCCACCCACCAGTACCACTGCGCGTCCCAGCCAAGCACGAAGTCGCGCAGGCTGGGTGTCAGGCCGAACCGGGAGAGCGAGCTGGACGCCCCTGCCGCCATCAGCAGGAGACCGGTCGTGACCAGCCGTGCCAGCAGATAGATCAGTGCGATCCGGCCGACGACCGGCATCCGCGCCCAGCGGCGCAGCCCCGCGATCAGGATGCCGTGAGCCACGCTCGCAGCCCGCGCTCTACCTCGTCGATCTGCGCCAGCGGCACCCGCTCCTCATCGTGATGTGCGAGGTGCGGGTCGCCCGGACCGTAGTTCACCGCCGGCACCCCCATCGCCGAGAAGCGCGCCACGTCGGTCCAGCCGTACTTGGCGTGAGCCTCGCCTCCCACCGCTGCGAGGAAGCGCTGAGCGATCGGGGCGTCCAGTCCGGGGCGGGCTCCGGGAGCGGCATCCGTGATCTCCACCTCGAAGCCGTCGAAGGCGGCGCGCACGTGCGCCTCGGCATCCGCCACGCTCTTGCTGGGCGCGAAACGATAGTTCACCTCGATCTCGCACAGATCGGGGATCACATTCCCGGCGACGCCGCCGTGGATGCTGACCGCGTTCAGCCCCTCCCGGTAGCCGAGCCCCTCCACAGTGATCTCACGAGCCCGGTACTGAGCCAGGCGGGTGAGGATCGGAGCGGCCCCGTGGATGGCGTTCTCCCCGACCCAGGAGCGCGCGCTGTGCGCACGCACGCCGCGAGTGCGGATGACGGCGCGCATGGTGCCGTTGCAGCCGCCCTCGACGCATCCGTCCGAGGGCTCACCGAGGATCGCGAAGTCGGCGGCGAACAGATCGGGGCGGGCGGATGCCAGCAGGAACAGCCCGTTCTGGGACTCGTCCACCTCTTCGTTGTCGTACCACATCCAGGTGATGTCGACCGCCGGCGCCGACAGCTCCGCAGCGAGCTTGAGCTGCACGGCGACGCCGGCTTTCATGTCCACCGTCCCCCGCCCCCACAGGTGCGGGACCCCGTCGACGTCGATGTCACGCGTGGGCACGTTGCCGTTGATCGGAACCGTGTCGATGTGCCCGGCGATGACGACGCGCTGCGGACGCCCCAGGTCGGTGCGAGCCACGATCGTGTTGCCGTGCCGGGTCACCTCCAGGTGCGGGTACGCGCTCACCGTCTGCTCGATCTCGTCGGCGAGCACTGCCTCACTTCCGGAGACGCTGGGGATGCCGCAGATGACGCGTGCGATGTCGGCAGAGGACGCAGTCAGATCGAGCACCATGTCTCCACACTAATCCGTGCGTCACATCCGTCCGGTGCGCATGTCCGGTCGCGCTAGCGTTGCAGGATGAGCACTGCGCGCACAGTCTGGGGGCGGGACTCCAAACCATCGCCTCCGATGGCACCGTCCTGGACGCCTGGTTCCCCGAACTCGGCTTCGGTGAGTCGGATGCGAGGGAATCCGCCGCCTCGGCCGCGACGCGGGAGGCGTTCACGGGGGTCGACGATCGACGCGGCGTGCGCGTGGAACAGATTGCGCTGAGCATCGACCCGGATGCGCCGGTCGCCTCCACTGCGGATGCCTATCTTCGACTGCATGCGCTCTCGCATCTGCTGATCCGGCCGAACGAGCTGAACCTCGACGGCATTTTCGGCCATCTGCCCATCAATGCCTGGACGAATGCCGGTCCGATGCTCCCGGCCGATGCCACACGGCTGCGACCGCTGCTGCAGCGTCACGGCATCCAGGTGCAGGGGCTGGACAAGTTCCCCCGGCTCACCGATTATGTGCAGCCCGCGGGCGTGCGCATCGGCGACGCCTCCCGGGTGCGGTTGGGCGCGCACCTCTCCCCCGGCACCACGGTCATGCACGAGGGCTTCGTGAACTTCAATGCCGGGACGCTCGGCGCCTCGATGGTCGAGGGCCGCATCTCGCAGGGAGTCGTGGTCGGCGACGGCAGCGACATCGGCGGCGGCGCCTCGATCATGGGCACGCTCTCCGGCGGCGGAACGCATCGCATCTCGATCGGTGCCCGCACGCTGCTCGGAGCGAACTCCGGCATCGGAATCTCGCTCGGCGACGACTGCATCGTCGAGGCCGGGCTGTACCTCACCGCCGGCACCAAGGTGCTGCTCGTCGACGCCGCGCCCACCGCAGAGGGTTCCGGGCAGTCGGTGAAGGCGGCGACCCTCTCCGGACAGGACGGCCTGCTGTTCCGGCGCAATTCCCTCACCGGCGCCGTCGAGGCCGTCCGACGCTCGGGGCACGGTGTGGTGCTCAACGACGTACTGCACGCCTGAGCTCCGCGACACCCCGTCCTTTCGCCGAGACCCCGTCCTGTCGCCGAGACCCCGCCTGGGCAGCGCGCAGAGCACGGGGTCTCGGCGGGAAGCCGGGGTATCGGCATACGCTCAGATGCGGTCCTGCGACACTGCTAGTGTTGACCTGACGCTCCTCGCGAAGCGAGACGTCTGCGTCGTCGACACACTTCCGCACCGGCATCCGGCGGCGGTCACATCTCGAGCGGCGAAACGATGCGCGAACCCGCGCCGTCGCCCCCTTTCCGCAGATTCCTGCGCTTTCCCCGGAGATACATCCATGCCTACCTTCCTCGATCTCGGCGTGCCCGCCGCCCTCGCGAACGTCCTCGCCGCCGACGGCAAGACCGAAGCGTTCGCCATCCAGCGCGACACCCTCCCCGATTCCCTCGCCGGTCGCGACCTGCTCGGCCGCGGCCGCACCGGCAGCGGCAAGACGATCGCCTTCGCGCTGCCCCTCGTGGCGCGCCTGGCGGCATCCGCAGCCCAGCGTCGCCCCGGCCACCCACGCGGCCTCGTGCTGGCACCCACCCGCGAGCTGGCCTCGCAGATCGCCGCCGTCGTCGCCCCCTCGCCGCAGCCGTCGGCCTGCGCGTCACCACCGTCTTCGGCGGGGTGAGCCAGCGGCCGCAGGAGCAGGCGATGCGTTCCGGCGTCGACATCGTCGTGGCCTGCCCCGGCCGTCTCGAAGACCTCATGAAGCAGCGGATCGTCGCACTCGACGCCGTCGAGATCGCCGTGCTCGACGAAGCCGACCACATGGCTGACCTGGGCTTCCTGCCCGGAGTCACCCGCATCCTCACGGCCACCCCGTCGCGCGGACAGCGGCTGCTGTTCAGCGCCACACTGGACCGCGGCATCGACGCGCTCGCGAAGCGCTTCCTGCACAACCCGGTCAGTCACGAGGTGGACGAGGCCAGCGTGCCCGTGGGCGAGATGACGCACCGCGTGCTCGTCGCGGCGGATGCCGATGCCAAGAAGAAGCTCGTGGAGGATCTCGCATCGGGTCGGGGCCGCCGCATCCTGTTCACCCGCACCAAGCACCACGCGAAGAAGCTCGCCAAGCAGCTGACCTCTGCGGGCATCCCCGCCGTCGATCTGCACGGCAACCTCGGCCAGAACGCCCGCGAGCGCAACCTCGCCGCATTCGGCGCCGACATCGCCGACGGCGGCGTGCGCGTGCTGGTGGCCACCGACGTCGCCGCGCGCGGCGTGCATGTGGACGACGTCGAGCTGGTCGTACACGTCGACCCGCCCGTCGAGCACAAGGCCTACCTGCACCGCTCCGGACGCACCGCACGCGCCGGTGCCGCCGGCACCGTCGTCACGCTCACGCTCCCCGAGCAGCGTCGCGACGTGAAGGACATCCTGCGCAAAGCGCAGATCGCCGTCGGCCTGGAGGACGTCACCCCGGCGATCGTCGCCGAGCTCGTCGGCGAGCGTGCCGCGAAGGTGAAGTACGTGCCAGCGCAGCCTCAGCCGCAGGGCAAGCCGAAAGCCAAGTCCTCCGGTCAGGGCCACGGCAACGCCCAGGCCGCAGGATCCGGCCGCGGACGCTCCGGTGGCCGTGGCGGCCGGGCGGGCGCTCGGGGCCAGTCCGGTGCCGCAGCACGTGATCAGGCCCAGCCGCGTCAGCGCGGCACCGGTCAGGGTCAGTCCCGCCGCACCGCGCAGGTGTACACCACGACATCCGGCGCTCCTGCGGCTTCGCAGGGTCGTCCGCGTAGCGCCGGCTCGCGCCGTGCCAGCCGCCCGCAGGGAAACTGACCCGGAACACCTGCACGACCACGCAACACCTGCACGGCTGAAGTGATCTGAGGTCAGCCCTCGAGCGCCTTGGCTCGCGCCGCGGTGTGCTCGGCATCCGAGATCACACCGCGTGCATGCAGATCGTCCAACTCGGCGAGTCGCTGCTCGATCGACGGGCGTTCCGGCACCGCATCCGTCGGACGCAGCAGCGCGCTCCGACCGACCTGGGCCGCGATCTGCGTGTCCATGGTCAGCGGATCGTAACCGGCCTGCTTGGCGACGTTCCACTTGCGCACCGCGACGACGATGATGAAGATCAGGACGCCGGCGAACAGCAGCCCGAACAGGACGAACACCACGCTCAGATCGGGGCCGGTGTCGAGGAAGACGTCATCCATGAGCACACCCTATGCCGACGGCATGGATGCAGCGGTCAGCGGCGCGGGAATTCCCGCTCGGCGGATCCGGTGTACAGCTGCTGCGGACGGCCGATCTTGGTCTGCGGGTCCAGACTCAGCTCGCGCCACTGGGCCAGCCAGCCGGGCAGCCGGCCGATCGCGAACAGCACGGTGAACATGCGCGTGGGGAAGCCCATCGCCTTGTAGATCACGCCGGTGTAGAAGTCGACGTTCGGGTACAGACGACGCTCCTTGAAGTAGTCGTCGGCGAGGGCGATCTCCTCGAGCTCCTTGGCGAGGTCGAGGAGCGGGTCGGTCACCCCGAGCTCGGAGAGCACCTCATCGGCGGCCTCCTTGACGAGCTTGGCGCGCGGGTCGTAGTTCTTGTAGACCCGGTGGCCGAAGCCCATCAGCTTGACGCCCTCCTCCTTGTTCTTCACCCGCTCCACGAAGCGCTGCACGCTCTGGCCCGACTCGCGGATCTGCCCGAGCATGGTCAGCACGGCCTCGTTCGCACCGCCGTGCAGGGGGCCCGAGAGCGCCTGGATGCCGGCGGAGATGGAGGCGAACTGGTTCGCGCCGGTGGAGCCGACCAGGCGGACGGTGGACGTGGAGGCGTTCTGCTCGTGGTCCTCGTGCAGGATCAGCAGCAGTTCGAGCGCCTTGGACATCACCGGGTTGATCTCGTACGGCTCGGAGTTCACGCCGAAGTTGAGCTTGAGGAAGTTGTCGACGAAGCTCAGCGAGTTGTCGGGGTACAGGAAGGCCTGGCCGACGCTCTTCTTGTGCGCGTACGCCGCGATGACCGGAAGCTTGGCGAGCATGCGAACCATGTTCAGTTCGACGTGCTCGGGGTTGTTCGGGTCGGTCTGTCCCTCGTAGTACGTCGAGAGCGCGGCGACGGCGGAGGAGAGCACCGACATGGGGTGCGCGGTGTGCGGCAGCGCCGTGAAGAAGTGCTTGAGGTCCTCGTGCAGCAGGGTGTGGCGGCGGATGCGCTCGTCGAAGTCTGCGAGCTCGACGGCGGTCGGCAGCTCGCCGTAGATGAGCAGCCACGCCACCTCTAGGTAGCTGCAGTTCTTCGCGATCTGCTCGATCGGGTATCC
Above is a window of Microbacterium suwonense DNA encoding:
- a CDS encoding twin-arginine translocase TatA/TatE family subunit, translating into MNWGLDMDKLLLIGIVAVLIIGPERLPKAAEAFRRFTRQAAEYLRDTKTKMKDELGPEIDEVDWRKLDPRQYDPRRIIRDALFEEPEFDTAPAAPAVTTDPVEPAPARPSAVREVFTRTTPPPFDVEAT
- a CDS encoding O-methyltransferase, producing MSEHDANARFARETIVEPASISRARTHALELGATPISPGVGAQYAVLAAAVNARSIIEIGTGAGVSGLWLLRGAPNAVLTTIDNEPEHLAAARQSFAEAKIPAARARFITGRAADVLPRMNEGSYDIVLIDADAENVIEYVEHGLRLVRPGGLVLVPRVLAGGRVADPVQRDAITSAYRSLVQETQESSAVLAALSTTGEGLLQLARVAG
- a CDS encoding DUF3117 domain-containing protein, which encodes MAAMKPRTGDGPMEAVKEGRLIIVRVPLEGGGRLVVSVNDAEAKELHDVLGAVVTAA
- the dapE gene encoding succinyl-diaminopimelate desuccinylase — encoded protein: MVLDLTASSADIARVICGIPSVSGSEAVLADEIEQTVSAYPHLEVTRHGNTIVARTDLGRPQRVVIAGHIDTVPINGNVPTRDIDVDGVPHLWGRGTVDMKAGVAVQLKLAAELSAPAVDITWMWYDNEEVDESQNGLFLLASARPDLFAADFAILGEPSDGCVEGGCNGTMRAVIRTRGVRAHSARSWVGENAIHGAAPILTRLAQYRAREITVEGLGYREGLNAVSIHGGVAGNVIPDLCEIEVNYRFAPSKSVADAEAHVRAAFDGFEVEITDAAPGARPGLDAPIAQRFLAAVGGEAHAKYGWTDVARFSAMGVPAVNYGPGDPHLAHHDEERVPLAQIDEVERGLRAWLTAS
- the dapD gene encoding 2,3,4,5-tetrahydropyridine-2,6-dicarboxylate N-succinyltransferase, translated to MQDEHCAHSLGAGLQTIASDGTVLDAWFPELGFGESDARESAASAATREAFTGVDDRRGVRVEQIALSIDPDAPVASTADAYLRLHALSHLLIRPNELNLDGIFGHLPINAWTNAGPMLPADATRLRPLLQRHGIQVQGLDKFPRLTDYVQPAGVRIGDASRVRLGAHLSPGTTVMHEGFVNFNAGTLGASMVEGRISQGVVVGDGSDIGGGASIMGTLSGGGTHRISIGARTLLGANSGIGISLGDDCIVEAGLYLTAGTKVLLVDAAPTAEGSGQSVKAATLSGQDGLLFRRNSLTGAVEAVRRSGHGVVLNDVLHA
- a CDS encoding SHOCT domain-containing protein, which gives rise to MDDVFLDTGPDLSVVFVLFGLLFAGVLIFIIVVAVRKWNVAKQAGYDPLTMDTQIAAQVGRSALLRPTDAVPERPSIEQRLAELDDLHARGVISDAEHTAARAKALEG
- a CDS encoding citrate synthase; protein product: MSSAQPDKATLSIGDTTAEFPLLPSTGGAGSIDFSTLTRQTGYTGLDYGFVNTASTKSAITFIDGDKGILRYRGYPIEQIAKNCSYLEVAWLLIYGELPTAVELADFDERIRRHTLLHEDLKHFFTALPHTAHPMSVLSSAVAALSTYYEGQTDPNNPEHVELNMVRMLAKLPVIAAYAHKKSVGQAFLYPDNSLSFVDNFLKLNFGVNSEPYEINPVMSKALELLLILHEDHEQNASTSTVRLVGSTGANQFASISAGIQALSGPLHGGANEAVLTMLGQIRESGQSVQRFVERVKNKEEGVKLMGFGHRVYKNYDPRAKLVKEAADEVLSELGVTDPLLDLAKELEEIALADDYFKERRLYPNVDFYTGVIYKAMGFPTRMFTVLFAIGRLPGWLAQWRELSLDPQTKIGRPQQLYTGSAEREFPRR